In the genome of Candidatus Electrothrix rattekaaiensis, the window TCAACAGATCTTTCGCCCAATGGTAGGTATCCGGATCCAGACGTTCACCAGCAAGGAAGAGAGTCTTGTACTCCGACAGGTCATAATTTTTAAGAAGCAGCCCTTCAGGATCCTCCTTCTTTATCGCTCGAAAAGCGGTAGGCGCGGTGAACAACGCCTTTACCTTATGCTCTGCAATCACCCGCCAGAACGCACCCGCATCCGGGGTGCCGATGGGCTTTCCTTCATAAACCACCGTGGTGCAGCCATACAAAAGCGGAGCGTAGACAATATAGGAATGGCCGACCACCCAGCCCACATCCGAGGCCGCCCAAAAAACATCGCCCGGTTCCATATTATAGATATTCTTCATCGACCATTGCAAGGCCACAGCATGACCACCGTTGTCTCTTATCACACCCTTGGGCATACCGGTCGTACCGGAAGTGTAGAGAATATACAACGGATCAGTGGCTGCCACAGGCACGCAGTCGGCAGGTTCGGCATCTTTGATAATTTCCTGCCAGTGCAAATCACCGGGCTGTCCTAGGTCAGCCTGAAGAAAATCCCGCTGAAAGACAATGGTCTTTTCCGGCTTATGCTCTGCCTGCTCTATAGCCGCATCAACAAGCGGTTTATAAGCCAGCTGCTTCTTGCCTTCAATAGCCCCGGAGGCGCAGATTATCATCTTGGGTTGGGCATGATCAATACGGATCGCCAATTCATTGGCTGCAAAGCCGCCAAACACCACAGAATGAATCACGCCTAAGCGGGCGCAAGCCAACATGGCGACCAAGGCTTCCGGAATCATGGGCATATAAATAATGATGGTATCGCCTTTTTCCGCCCCCTGTGCCTTGAGTGCCCCGGCCAGAATCGCCACCTGATCACGGAGCTCTGTCCAGGAAATTTTCCGTACCGTGTCAGTCACCGGAGAATCATAAATAATAGCTGTTCGATCACCCTGCCCGTTCTCCACATGCCGATCCACAGCATTATAACAGGTATTCAGCTCACCGCCTCGAAACCACCTGTAAAAAGGTGGATCAGAGCTATCCAGTACAACATCCCATTTTTTGTACCAGCTGACGGCCTCAGCAGCCTCCGCCCAAAATTCTTCGGGATTGTTTAGGCTTTTGTCAAAGACTTCCTGATAGTTTTCCATGCGATCTCCCAAGGATAGACATTAAATGAAAAATGCTTTTTGAAAAAAATGGTGAGCTACTCACCAAGTTCGTGTTCCCCAAACAGCAATATGACGATCACTCACTTCTTCACAGCAAAACTCAAGGCCAGCCTGTTTGAGCTGCGCCTGAATTTCATCCAGACGAAAGGCGGCTAACAATGAGTTGTAAAAATCTTCTTGTAAAATTTCGGGCTCATCAGCAGCATATCTGGCAACAAGGCAACGGGCAGCCTCGGTTGATTCTGGACGAAACAGATCCATAATCAGGATTGAGCCTCCCGGTGCGATATGCTCCTGAACGGTCTGCCAGAGCACCTCCGGGTTATGGAGATGATGGAGCAGACTGTTAGACAGGATGACCTGAAAGCCTTCTCGTTCCTCCTCCGGCTTTTCCTGTGCATACGGTAAAGAATGCGGCAAGGAATGAGGTAAGGAGATGCAGGGAAAATATCGACAATGCAGGGCGATGCGATGGGCAAGCTGCTCCAGCGCCACTGCCCGACGTCCCGGTGCCAACATGGCCTCAGAGCCATCAAGCCCGACACAGGTGCAATCAGGGTATGTACGGGCAAAACGGATAAGGATATCAGCCGGACCGCAGCCAAGGTCAAGAACTTCTCCTTTCCCTGGAAATTGAGGGAATTTTTCTGCAAACAAAGAGAGGAAAAGCCTATTTGGCCCAGAAAAATCCGCCTGGGCATAGACCAATCCCTGCTCTTCCCCTTCCATAAGCTCCGGCTCAAGAATTCGATCCATCGCCTTTTGCTCCTTTTTTTTATCGTGCCAAAAACAAGGACACCCACTCATCCTCAGAGCGAGCTTCTTGCAAAATGAGGCCTAAGGTCTCATACAGCCTGATGATATTCTTTTCTTGTTCGCCTTGCAGGATACCGGCCAAGACAACCGCTCCTTTTTCCGCCACAAGAGCGGCAATGGCCGGAGCCATCTCCACCAGGACATCATGGATAATATTGGCACAAACAAGATCAAAGCTGCCAGCCAAATCATTAAGATCATCACCAGAGACGGTGATTTTTCGTTCAAGCGTATTATGGGCAATGTTTTCTCCGGCAACCCGTACTGCTTCGGGATCGTTATCAATCGCAACAATATGCTCCGCACCGAACAGGGCAGCCCCCATAGCAAGAATCCCCGTCCCTGTCCCGATATCCAGCACTTTCAAAACTCCCCTACTGTCAAAACAGGAGCGAATCAAACCAAGAGCCAGCTTGCTGGAGGCATGCTGACCTGTGCCGAAGGCCATGCCCGGATCCATTTCAATCACCTGCTCGCCTGCTGCGGGAACATACTCCTCCCAGGAAGGTTTAATTACCAAACCAGGAATAATGGCAAAGGGGGTAAAAAACTGCTGCCAGGAGGTTGCCCAGTCCTCATCCGCCATAAGGGAACATTGGGGTATCGGCGGGGTGAGGTCGTAAAGAGCGAACAGCTCTGCCAGTTCCTGCTCAAGCCGTTGCAGGATTTCCGCCTGTTCCGCCTCCCTGTCTTCACCGTCAAGGCAAAAAAATCCGTTAATCAGACTCTGTCCATCTTTGACCGGTGTCTGTTCCACTGCTGAACCGCTTAATACGCCCAGCAGGTCAACAACTGCTTCCAGGGTTATTTCGGGGCAGTCCAAACTGGTCTTCAACCACATAGGGGCAAGAGATTCATTCATGTATTTTCCTGTATTCTCTTTAAATATATCCTAAAAAACGTTCAACACGAATTCGCGAGGAGCTGACCCCGAGAAGGGCCAATTGTTCCCCCATTTCTCTGACCATCACCGGTGGACCGGATACAAGAAAGGTTGCCTCCTGGAGATCCGCTGTTACTTGGGAACGTATAATTTTCGAGTTGATTCGCCCCGGATAAGCCTGCATCTTTCCTAAAGAACGCCCCAGCACATGGGCAACCCGAAAACCGGGCAGATGTAGCTTTTGCAGCTTTGCTAGCTCGTCGGCAAAAGGCACATCATCGTCGTCCGCATTCCCGTAAATCAAAGTAATTCTCCGACGATCATGCCTGGATGCCGAATCAATGAGCATACTCAGGATGGGGGTAATGCCAATGCCACCAGCAAGACAGACGATATCATTCGGAATGTCTGCCATAGAAAAATCACCGTTCGGCCCCTTCATTATCACCTCATCACCCGGATACAACCCTTCGAGATATTGACTATAGGCGGAACCGGTCATCCGTTTGGTGAATTCCAAAAAATCCTGCTGCGGTCCATTACTGAAGGATAAAGGATGAACCAACATACCTTCATGCCCGAGACCGACAATCACGTATTGCCCTGCCTGAAAGGAGAAACCCGGCGGACGGGTAAAACGATAACTATTAACCTGCGAGGTACGGGGCAGGCGTTCAATAAAACGTACTGTTGTTTCCATATTATCTCTTCTCCTTTCCGCGTACTCTCTTCTTCTTTTCTCCCGCTTGGACTCGATGTTGTTCTGTCACCTTTTTTTTCTGCGGCAGAGTAATCTTGGGCGACCAAGCCAACCAGTCTTTATCAGCCTCTTTTGCCAACAGGAAATGATCTCCCTCCTCAGCAGACGTACCCGGTTCTTCCGGTGTTGCCATGGCAATACCGCCCGCGATAATAGATTCCAACGATTCTGTTTCCACAGAGACCCCGGAAAAAAGACCGGCAATCACCTTGACCCCGCCAGCATTCCAGAATCTGGAGCTCCGATGAACAAGAGGGGTATATTCTGATGCAATGACCACATGGATCCAGACCATCTGCGCTGTCGGCCCGAGCTCAATACCGGTCACCCTCCCTATTTCCACCTGCCTGTAATAGAGCGGACTGCCTTTTTTCAAAGAGCCTATACGTTCAGCCTCCAAAACCAAATGCAGGCCGGGTACAGATGCGGAGAGCCTGGGTTCGGAATCCTGGACTACAAAACGGGTTCTCGGACCGCCGCTTCCAGGAAGGAGATCAAGATACGGTCCAGAAATCAACGTCCCCAGATGCCTGACACCGGAAAGATCCACTCGTGGTTTAACAAGCCAGATATCTGTTGTCTGACGAAAAAGCCTGCTGAACCTCTGCTGAACCGCTGCCTTGGCAAACACCCTGTCCTTGTCCGAATCATACCAGGTACGGACCAGCGTGCCCACAGTGATTCCCTTATATTTAATTTTTGTCTTCGCTGTAATATCCCCACCGCTGAGAAACTCCAGGGTCAGCACAAGAGAACCCGCCCGCAGTGCTTCTTCTCGTCCAGGATAGAGCGGAAAGACCTGTTCCTCCGCAATCTGTCCCCCGCCACTGGGTGTAAAAAAGGAAATACCGCCAGCAATGACGGAATTCAGAGAAGCCGTCTGCAAGGAAACCCCCTGCAAAGAGGCATCAAGCCGGAAACCGGAAATATTATAAAAACGGGTATTACTTCTGATCAGACTGGTATACTGTTCATAGACGAGGAGTTCCACTGCAAGACTGTCCCCGGCTGCACTCAACCGAATATCCGTGACCTCACCGACTTCCTGCTTCTTATACAGAATCGGCGAGCCGAGATGTAGAGAACCGCTGTCTTCCGCTTCCAACTGAAAACGTTTTCCCGGTCGCAAAAAAAGCTTGGGCATGGGTGAAGATTCAACAACAAAATGATCCTGCTGCTCACCATCCCCGATCTGAAAAGTAATATAGACCCCGGAGATCAGCGTTTCCAGATTTTTGATGCCGCTGAGAGAAACTTGAGGACGCACAACCCAGAATCTGCTGTTCTTGCGAAGGATTTTTTCGGCTCTTGGATCAAGGAGAATACTTGCCGTTACTGTGTGAAAATCATCATTATTGATATCAATCGAACGGACAATACCAGCCTTCAGCCCCCGAAACATCACCTTGGTTTTCCCCGGCACAATACCGTCACCGCTAGCGAGCTGCAGGGTCATAGGGATACCATACTCAGCGTCTGCAAAATCTTTATACAGAGTGAACACCTGATCGGAGTGGGCAGGTCGTGTTTCCTTGATTGACTCTGGTGTTCCGCAAGTAAGTCCACCATAGACAAGCGAGGCCATAGATTCAACATTAATGCTCAATCCTCGCTGCAAATCGCCAGTAACAGAAAGACCGCTGGCATTCCAAAATCTGGTTTCTTCACGAATCAAATGGCTAAACTCCGGCTGAATAAGCACATCTAGCATAATACTGCTGTCCTGTTCAAGACGGTAATCATCCACTTTACCGATA includes:
- a CDS encoding propionyl-CoA synthetase — protein: MENYQEVFDKSLNNPEEFWAEAAEAVSWYKKWDVVLDSSDPPFYRWFRGGELNTCYNAVDRHVENGQGDRTAIIYDSPVTDTVRKISWTELRDQVAILAGALKAQGAEKGDTIIIYMPMIPEALVAMLACARLGVIHSVVFGGFAANELAIRIDHAQPKMIICASGAIEGKKQLAYKPLVDAAIEQAEHKPEKTIVFQRDFLQADLGQPGDLHWQEIIKDAEPADCVPVAATDPLYILYTSGTTGMPKGVIRDNGGHAVALQWSMKNIYNMEPGDVFWAASDVGWVVGHSYIVYAPLLYGCTTVVYEGKPIGTPDAGAFWRVIAEHKVKALFTAPTAFRAIKKEDPEGLLLKNYDLSEYKTLFLAGERLDPDTYHWAKDLLNVPVIDHWWQTETAWAIVANPMGIEQFPVKPGSATKSVPGYNVKILDSEGNELGPGEEGNIVIKLPLPPGTLATLWRNDERFVSSYMSRYPGYYETGDGGYIDEDGYVFVMGRIDDVINIAGHRLSTGAMEEIVASHSQVAECSVIGLDDSLKGQKPLGLVVLKAGADCDEDELKAELIQMVRNSIGPIACYRETVVVVRLPKTRSGKILRGTMRAIAAGKEYRMPSTIDDPSCLEEIAMALEIVGYPAEQS
- a CDS encoding class I SAM-dependent methyltransferase; this translates as MDRILEPELMEGEEQGLVYAQADFSGPNRLFLSLFAEKFPQFPGKGEVLDLGCGPADILIRFARTYPDCTCVGLDGSEAMLAPGRRAVALEQLAHRIALHCRYFPCISLPHSLPHSLPYAQEKPEEEREGFQVILSNSLLHHLHNPEVLWQTVQEHIAPGGSILIMDLFRPESTEAARCLVARYAADEPEILQEDFYNSLLAAFRLDEIQAQLKQAGLEFCCEEVSDRHIAVWGTRTW
- a CDS encoding 50S ribosomal protein L11 methyltransferase, whose amino-acid sequence is MNESLAPMWLKTSLDCPEITLEAVVDLLGVLSGSAVEQTPVKDGQSLINGFFCLDGEDREAEQAEILQRLEQELAELFALYDLTPPIPQCSLMADEDWATSWQQFFTPFAIIPGLVIKPSWEEYVPAAGEQVIEMDPGMAFGTGQHASSKLALGLIRSCFDSRGVLKVLDIGTGTGILAMGAALFGAEHIVAIDNDPEAVRVAGENIAHNTLERKITVSGDDLNDLAGSFDLVCANIIHDVLVEMAPAIAALVAEKGAVVLAGILQGEQEKNIIRLYETLGLILQEARSEDEWVSLFLAR
- a CDS encoding FAD-dependent oxidoreductase, with translation METTVRFIERLPRTSQVNSYRFTRPPGFSFQAGQYVIVGLGHEGMLVHPLSFSNGPQQDFLEFTKRMTGSAYSQYLEGLYPGDEVIMKGPNGDFSMADIPNDIVCLAGGIGITPILSMLIDSASRHDRRRITLIYGNADDDDVPFADELAKLQKLHLPGFRVAHVLGRSLGKMQAYPGRINSKIIRSQVTADLQEATFLVSGPPVMVREMGEQLALLGVSSSRIRVERFLGYI
- a CDS encoding MlaD family protein gives rise to the protein MQKAVLRKRLIVSPIWFLPLLALCIGFWLLISSYRDSGIDITIHFSGAEGVTAGKTKVIYKGIQVGSVRSVVMDSELDGVDVTVEMDRVTKKSLVADTMFWIVRPEVSAGRITGLDTLVSGAYITLRMGASKKSERHFSGMSEPPPMGADTPGLHIRLKTNTLYSLQRGSYVYSRNLRIGKVDDYRLEQDSSIMLDVLIQPEFSHLIREETRFWNASGLSVTGDLQRGLSINVESMASLVYGGLTCGTPESIKETRPAHSDQVFTLYKDFADAEYGIPMTLQLASGDGIVPGKTKVMFRGLKAGIVRSIDINNDDFHTVTASILLDPRAEKILRKNSRFWVVRPQVSLSGIKNLETLISGVYITFQIGDGEQQDHFVVESSPMPKLFLRPGKRFQLEAEDSGSLHLGSPILYKKQEVGEVTDIRLSAAGDSLAVELLVYEQYTSLIRSNTRFYNISGFRLDASLQGVSLQTASLNSVIAGGISFFTPSGGGQIAEEQVFPLYPGREEALRAGSLVLTLEFLSGGDITAKTKIKYKGITVGTLVRTWYDSDKDRVFAKAAVQQRFSRLFRQTTDIWLVKPRVDLSGVRHLGTLISGPYLDLLPGSGGPRTRFVVQDSEPRLSASVPGLHLVLEAERIGSLKKGSPLYYRQVEIGRVTGIELGPTAQMVWIHVVIASEYTPLVHRSSRFWNAGGVKVIAGLFSGVSVETESLESIIAGGIAMATPEEPGTSAEEGDHFLLAKEADKDWLAWSPKITLPQKKKVTEQHRVQAGEKKKRVRGKEKR